The proteins below are encoded in one region of Thermococcus celericrescens:
- a CDS encoding metallophosphoesterase has product MPIKLPLFRKKVLELLSSTDETKVMHVSDTPESAYRFIGGLIDRVRPEYVIHTGDLADNIKLERRPDMKPLYIGAVRKLARVLKNPGTELYVVPGNEDEPEVVREFFGGSVVEPGTIVEIEGRRFALGHTWREVAGLDADFRLYGHNFKLIDRGLNGVLGVNFVLLPSGKTYRVKYPGGTDLDRGYKMWRGM; this is encoded by the coding sequence ATGCCGATAAAACTCCCCCTCTTCCGGAAAAAAGTCCTGGAGCTGCTGTCATCCACCGACGAAACGAAGGTCATGCACGTCAGCGACACCCCAGAGAGCGCTTACCGCTTCATAGGTGGGCTCATCGACAGGGTCCGTCCCGAGTACGTTATCCACACGGGCGACCTCGCGGACAACATAAAGCTTGAGCGAAGACCCGACATGAAGCCGCTCTACATTGGGGCGGTGAGAAAGCTGGCCCGCGTCCTCAAGAACCCTGGGACGGAACTCTACGTGGTCCCAGGCAACGAGGATGAGCCTGAGGTAGTCCGGGAGTTCTTCGGGGGAAGTGTCGTCGAGCCAGGAACCATCGTTGAGATAGAGGGCAGGAGGTTCGCCCTCGGCCACACGTGGAGGGAGGTGGCCGGCCTGGACGCCGATTTCAGACTTTACGGCCACAACTTCAAGCTGATAGACCGGGGGCTGAACGGCGTCCTCGGTGTCAACTTCGTTCTTCTCCCGAGCGGGAAGACCTACCGGGTGAAGTATCCCGGCGGGACGGATTTAGATAGAGGATACAAGATGTGGAGGGGCATGTGA
- a CDS encoding NOL1/NOP2/sun family putative RNA methylase produces MLEKLFSLGYSKTFAERYYELWSERALAIAEAMEKPLPRCFRVNTLRIEVPKLTKLLNKKGFQFKRVPWAREGFCLTREPFSITSTPEYLSGLLYIQEASSMYPPVALEPKPGETVADMAAAPGGKTSYLAQLMENKGIIYAFDVGEERLKETRLNLSRLGVTNTVLIHKSSLHIAELGVEFDRILLDAPCTGSGTIHKNPERKANRTMEDVKFCQGLQMQLIEKALEVLKPGGILVYSTCSLEPEENEFVVQWVLDNFDVELLPLRYGEPALTSPFGIELSGEIRKARRFYPDRHGTSGFFVAEIKKL; encoded by the coding sequence ATGCTGGAAAAGCTCTTCAGCCTCGGCTACTCCAAGACATTCGCGGAGCGCTATTACGAGCTCTGGAGCGAGAGGGCTCTAGCCATAGCCGAGGCCATGGAAAAGCCTCTGCCGAGGTGCTTCCGCGTAAACACCCTCCGCATCGAAGTACCGAAGCTCACCAAGCTCCTCAACAAGAAGGGCTTCCAGTTTAAGCGCGTTCCCTGGGCGAGAGAAGGGTTCTGCCTCACTCGCGAGCCCTTCTCGATAACCTCCACTCCGGAATATCTGAGCGGTCTCCTCTACATTCAGGAGGCCAGCTCGATGTACCCTCCCGTCGCTCTGGAACCGAAGCCCGGCGAAACCGTCGCCGACATGGCCGCCGCCCCGGGTGGAAAAACCTCCTACCTCGCCCAGCTGATGGAGAACAAGGGAATAATCTACGCCTTCGATGTCGGGGAGGAACGCTTAAAGGAGACCCGTCTGAACCTTTCCCGCCTCGGGGTAACCAATACTGTACTCATCCATAAGTCCTCACTCCACATAGCCGAGCTGGGCGTCGAGTTCGACAGAATCCTCCTCGACGCACCGTGCACGGGCTCGGGCACCATACACAAGAACCCCGAGAGGAAGGCCAACAGAACGATGGAGGACGTGAAGTTCTGCCAGGGGCTGCAGATGCAGCTTATCGAAAAAGCCCTTGAGGTTCTGAAGCCGGGAGGAATCCTCGTCTACTCAACCTGCTCCCTCGAGCCCGAGGAGAACGAGTTCGTGGTTCAATGGGTTCTCGACAACTTCGACGTTGAACTGCTCCCGCTCCGCTACGGCGAGCCCGCTTTAACGAGCCCCTTCGGAATCGAGCTTAGCGGGGAGATAAGAAAGGCGAGGCGCTTTTATCCGGACAGGCACGGGACGAGCGGCTTCTTCGTTGCGGAGATTAAGAAACTCTGA
- the argF gene encoding ornithine carbamoyltransferase, giving the protein MVVSLAGRDVLCLQDFTREEIETILKTAEMMKIWNKIGKPHRVLEGKTLAMIFQKPSTRTRISFEVGIYQLGGYGLYLNANDLQLRRGETIADTARVLSRYVDGMMARVYAHKDVEDLAKYASVPVINGLSDFSHPCQALADYQTILEKKGRIAGLKIVYVGDGNNVAHSLMIAGTKLGANVVVATPEGFEPDEKVIKWAEKNAAESGGSFELLHDPVQAVKDADVIYTDVWASMGQEAEAEERRKIFQPFQVNRDLVKHAKPDYIFMHCLPAHRGEEVTDDVVDSPNSVVFDEAENRLHAQKAVMALVMGGIKV; this is encoded by the coding sequence ATGGTGGTTAGCCTTGCAGGAAGGGATGTTCTCTGCCTTCAGGACTTTACGAGGGAGGAGATTGAGACTATTCTCAAGACAGCCGAGATGATGAAGATCTGGAACAAAATAGGCAAGCCGCACCGCGTTCTTGAGGGCAAGACCCTGGCCATGATCTTCCAGAAGCCCTCAACCAGAACGAGGATCTCCTTCGAGGTTGGAATCTACCAGCTCGGCGGCTATGGCCTCTACCTCAACGCCAACGACCTCCAGCTCAGGCGCGGCGAGACGATAGCAGACACCGCCCGCGTCCTCAGCAGGTACGTGGACGGAATGATGGCGAGGGTTTACGCCCACAAGGACGTCGAGGACCTCGCCAAGTACGCCAGCGTCCCGGTCATCAACGGTCTGAGCGACTTCAGCCACCCGTGCCAGGCTCTCGCTGACTACCAGACCATCCTCGAGAAGAAGGGCCGCATAGCCGGCCTTAAGATAGTCTACGTCGGTGACGGAAACAACGTCGCCCACTCCCTCATGATAGCCGGAACCAAGCTCGGTGCCAACGTTGTTGTTGCAACCCCCGAAGGCTTCGAGCCGGACGAGAAGGTCATCAAGTGGGCCGAGAAGAACGCGGCCGAGAGCGGCGGAAGCTTCGAGCTCCTTCACGACCCGGTTCAGGCGGTTAAGGATGCGGACGTTATCTACACCGACGTCTGGGCGAGCATGGGTCAGGAGGCCGAGGCCGAGGAGAGGAGGAAGATATTCCAGCCGTTCCAGGTCAACAGGGACCTCGTCAAGCACGCCAAGCCAGACTACATCTTCATGCACTGCCTCCCGGCCCACCGCGGCGAGGAGGTCACCGACGACGTCGTTGACTCCCCGAACAGCGTCGTCTTCGACGAGGCCGAGAACCGCTTGCACGCCCAGAAAGCTGTTATGGCCCTCGTTATGGGTGGGATTAAGGTCTGA